From Helicobacter sp. 12S02232-10, the proteins below share one genomic window:
- a CDS encoding ABC transporter ATP-binding protein: protein MPLIQMSNKKSLLEIKSLSCGFERGFRVCDIFLNVCEGERIGLVGESGSGKSFIANMILKLHPFVCVQKGSIEFEGRNLLQLSQREIRKVRGKQIAYVAQEPLSSLNPLHKVGTQVLESLVLHHSHLSKKQMLQRLDEVFFQVGLSLELQNCYPYQLSGGQRQRAAIAMGIINRPKLLICDEPTTALDASIQKQILELLQNLSIQNQMAILLISHDLNVVRDFVHRVYVAKEGKICEEGEVKNVFENPKNSYTKMLLEALKLPKKSISPRKEKVLEVKNFAVAYPQKKFFFKKDSKNVVNDVSFILHSRETLGIVGESGSGKSSLAMGILKLAESSGEEYLLGHSLSNLGSREFRRYRREIQVVFQDPYASLNPRMRVRDIIFEAFRLGGFENRLDLIEEVLESVGFEKKLIESYPYELSGGQRQRVAIARAIALKPKVIVMDEPTSALDKSMQKVVIELLLSLQEKFSLSYLFISHDLDVIEAVCDRVMVFQNGRVVESASVRDIFTKPENPYTKELLRARL from the coding sequence TTTCATTGCCAATATGATTTTAAAACTACATCCTTTTGTTTGTGTTCAAAAAGGGAGTATTGAATTTGAAGGGCGCAATTTGCTGCAATTGAGTCAGAGAGAAATTAGAAAGGTTCGTGGGAAGCAGATTGCTTATGTTGCCCAAGAACCTCTTTCGAGCTTAAATCCTTTGCATAAAGTTGGCACACAGGTTTTAGAATCTTTAGTTTTGCATCATTCACATTTGAGCAAAAAGCAAATGTTGCAACGTTTAGATGAAGTTTTTTTTCAAGTGGGATTAAGCCTTGAGCTTCAAAATTGTTACCCTTACCAACTTAGTGGGGGACAACGTCAAAGGGCAGCAATTGCGATGGGTATCATCAATCGTCCCAAGCTTTTGATTTGCGATGAGCCAACTACAGCGTTGGATGCAAGCATTCAAAAACAAATTTTAGAGTTGTTGCAAAATCTTAGCATTCAAAATCAAATGGCGATTTTACTTATCAGTCACGATTTGAATGTGGTGAGGGATTTTGTTCATCGGGTTTATGTGGCCAAAGAGGGTAAGATATGCGAAGAGGGAGAAGTTAAAAACGTGTTTGAAAACCCTAAAAATTCTTATACCAAAATGCTTTTAGAGGCTTTGAAATTGCCTAAAAAATCCATTTCTCCAAGAAAAGAAAAAGTCCTTGAAGTCAAAAATTTTGCAGTCGCTTACCCGCAAAAAAAATTTTTTTTCAAAAAAGATAGTAAAAATGTCGTCAATGATGTTAGTTTTATTTTGCATTCAAGAGAAACTTTGGGGATTGTAGGAGAGTCTGGAAGTGGGAAGAGTAGTTTGGCTATGGGAATTTTAAAGTTGGCAGAAAGCAGTGGGGAAGAGTATCTTTTAGGGCATTCTCTAAGCAATTTAGGGAGTAGGGAATTTAGGCGTTACAGGCGTGAGATTCAAGTAGTTTTTCAAGATCCTTATGCTTCTCTCAATCCTAGAATGCGGGTGCGTGATATTATTTTTGAAGCTTTCAGGCTTGGAGGGTTTGAAAATCGCTTAGATTTGATTGAAGAAGTTTTGGAGTCAGTAGGATTTGAAAAGAAGTTGATAGAATCTTATCCCTATGAGCTTAGTGGGGGACAGCGTCAAAGGGTGGCAATAGCTAGGGCGATTGCGCTCAAACCTAAGGTGATTGTAATGGATGAACCTACATCTGCTCTTGATAAGAGTATGCAAAAAGTCGTTATAGAATTGCTTTTGAGTTTGCAAGAAAAATTTTCTTTAAGTTATTTATTTATCAGTCACGATTTGGATGTGATTGAAGCAGTATGCGATCGGGTAATGGTATTTCAAAACGGCAGAGTGGTTGAGAGTGCAAGTGTCAGAGATATTTTTACAAAGCCTGAAAATCCTTATACTAAAGAATTATTGCGAGCAAGGCTTTAA